Proteins from one Terriglobia bacterium genomic window:
- a CDS encoding phage portal protein — protein sequence MTWKAAMYRLLSRVGLSPRATRYQAPFEGASFSRLNMDWATSLLSSDQKLRFSQRVMRMRSRELAQNNDYVIRFLNLARQNVIGRHGIGMEIAFDQEQFNGADALAEKIETAWQRWSERVSTCGQMSWVDFQQAWIAWFLADGETFVKRVKGYPHNITRFALQPIDPDVVDVSFNRDRIESGGGGANEVRMGVELDSWRRPVAYWALRRHPGEGATVARDRIPAEEMDHSFVFKMIAQTRGVPWLHTAMTRMKMLGGYEEAELVASRLAACKMGFFSSETGESYEGGERAASGELEVTVEPGSWEELPAGLDVKTVDWQHPNQQFAEFSKAMLRGAAMGINVSYSSLTGDLRDVNFSSIRQGILDERDGWALLQAFAVDHLCKPVFSDWLRMAVTTGQVELPRQLPVEAVIEATTWTPRGWDWVDPRRDVDADIAAVRAGMTSLKQVCAKRGFDWREVLEQRAKENTFAEGLGLSLDFTTSGAGGVEGDAQSEGSQPATPATPARTKPNGQAPKVH from the coding sequence ATGACCTGGAAAGCTGCGATGTATCGTTTACTGTCGCGCGTCGGCCTGTCTCCGCGTGCCACGCGCTACCAAGCGCCCTTTGAGGGTGCGAGCTTCTCCCGCCTCAATATGGATTGGGCGACTTCTCTTCTATCGTCAGATCAAAAGCTGCGTTTCTCGCAACGCGTCATGCGGATGCGCTCGCGCGAGCTGGCGCAGAACAACGATTACGTCATCCGCTTCCTGAATCTCGCGCGGCAGAACGTTATTGGACGCCACGGAATCGGCATGGAAATCGCGTTCGATCAGGAGCAATTCAACGGCGCCGATGCTCTCGCAGAGAAGATCGAAACCGCATGGCAGCGATGGAGTGAACGCGTTTCGACCTGTGGCCAAATGTCCTGGGTCGATTTCCAGCAAGCATGGATTGCGTGGTTTCTCGCCGATGGCGAAACCTTCGTAAAGCGCGTCAAAGGGTACCCGCACAACATCACCCGCTTCGCGCTGCAGCCGATCGACCCCGATGTCGTCGACGTCAGCTTCAATCGCGATCGAATTGAGAGCGGCGGCGGCGGCGCAAACGAAGTGCGGATGGGAGTCGAGTTGGACAGTTGGCGGCGGCCCGTGGCCTACTGGGCGCTGCGACGCCACCCAGGCGAAGGCGCAACTGTCGCGCGCGACCGCATTCCCGCTGAAGAGATGGACCACTCGTTTGTGTTCAAAATGATTGCTCAGACGCGCGGCGTGCCCTGGCTTCACACTGCAATGACTCGCATGAAGATGTTAGGCGGATACGAAGAGGCGGAGCTGGTAGCGTCGCGCCTGGCCGCGTGCAAGATGGGCTTTTTCTCCAGCGAAACTGGCGAGAGCTACGAAGGCGGAGAGCGGGCCGCAAGCGGCGAACTCGAAGTAACCGTTGAACCGGGCTCATGGGAGGAACTACCGGCAGGGCTTGACGTGAAAACTGTTGACTGGCAGCACCCGAACCAACAATTCGCGGAGTTCAGCAAAGCGATGCTGCGCGGCGCGGCAATGGGAATCAACGTCAGTTATTCATCTCTGACTGGGGATCTGCGCGATGTCAACTTCTCTTCGATCCGTCAAGGCATCCTCGATGAACGCGACGGCTGGGCATTGCTGCAGGCATTCGCAGTAGACCATCTCTGTAAGCCTGTGTTTTCCGATTGGCTGCGCATGGCCGTGACGACTGGACAAGTCGAGTTGCCCAGGCAATTACCGGTGGAAGCCGTGATCGAAGCAACGACCTGGACGCCACGTGGCTGGGACTGGGTTGATCCTCGAAGGGATGTGGATGCTGATATTGCAGCCGTGCGCGCGGGTATGACTTCCCTTAAACAGGTCTGCGCGAAGCGCGGCTTCGACTGGCGAGAAGTTCTGGAGCAGCGTGCAAAGGAAAACACATTCGCAGAAGGCCTCGGGCTATCACTCGACTTCACCACATCGGGAGCAGGCGGCGTAGAGGGAGACGCTCAAAGCGAAGGCTCTCAGCCGGCAACGCCGGCAACGCCGGCGAGAACGAAGCCGAATGGGCAGGCCCCCAAGGTGCATTAA